A genome region from Stenotrophomonas maltophilia includes the following:
- the gmk gene encoding guanylate kinase: protein MSAPSKSSDAVARGTLYIVAAPSGAGKSSIVNATLARDSQIALSISFTSRAMRPGEVNGQHYHFVSAEKFEEMIAAGDFFEHAWVHGDWKGTARQSVEPQLAAGQDVLLEIDWQGAQQVRQLVPGTVTVFILPPSRQALQDRMRKRGQDSEAVIAQRLGAARDEMLHFNEFDYVIVNEVFDTAVDELCAIFTASRLRREAQKVRHAGLIQALLTPDPGATD from the coding sequence ATGAGCGCCCCGTCGAAGTCGTCGGACGCCGTTGCGCGCGGCACGCTGTACATCGTTGCCGCCCCGTCCGGCGCCGGCAAGAGCAGCATCGTCAATGCCACCCTGGCGCGTGACTCGCAGATCGCCCTGTCGATCTCTTTCACCTCGCGCGCGATGCGTCCGGGTGAAGTGAACGGCCAGCACTACCATTTCGTCTCTGCGGAAAAGTTCGAGGAAATGATCGCCGCCGGCGACTTCTTCGAGCATGCCTGGGTGCACGGTGACTGGAAGGGCACCGCCCGGCAGTCGGTGGAGCCGCAGCTGGCCGCGGGTCAGGACGTGCTGCTGGAAATCGACTGGCAGGGCGCCCAGCAGGTGCGCCAGCTGGTGCCGGGCACGGTCACCGTGTTCATCCTGCCGCCGTCCAGGCAGGCCCTGCAGGACCGCATGCGCAAGCGCGGCCAGGACAGCGAGGCGGTCATCGCCCAGCGCCTGGGCGCGGCCCGCGATGAAATGCTTCACTTCAACGAGTTCGACTACGTCATCGTCAACGAGGTGTTCGACACCGCGGTGGACGAGCTGTGCGCCATCTTCACTGCCAGCCGCCTGCGCCGGGAGGCCCAGAAGGTCCGCCATGCCGGCCTGATCCAGGCCCTGTTGACCCCCGATCCGGGTGCAACTGACTGA
- the fdnG gene encoding formate dehydrogenase-N subunit alpha translates to MPSMSRRQFLKVTGTTLVGSSLALMGFAPGIALAEVRQYKLTRATETRNTCTYCSVACGILMYSLGDGAKNAEPSIFHIEGDPDHPVNRGTLCPKGAGLADIIHSKSRLLYPEYRAPGSNEWKRLSWDDALDRIARLMKEDRDANFVQKNEAGQTVNRWLTTGMLAASATSNETAVLTHKVVRSLGMLAFDNQARVUHGPTVAGLAPTLGRGAMTNHWVDIKNADLILIMGGNAAEAHPCGFKWVTEAKAHNKARLIVVDPRFNRSAAVADVYAPIRTGTDIVFLGGLINYLLTEDRIQHEYVLNYTDMSFLVKDEFAFKDGLYSGYNAEKRSYDRSSWDYVYGDDGFVRSDPTLKDPRCVYTLLKQHYARYTVEMVERICGTPADSIRQIWDMIASTAGKDKAMTILYALGWTQHSIGAQNVRAGTMVQLLLGNIGVAGGGMNALRGHSNIQGLTDIGLMSDLLPGYLTLPKQDEQDYDAYIAKRTQKPLRANQMSFWQNYPKFHVSLMKSWWGDAATADNNWCFDYLPKLDKPYDMLQAYELMNEGKIHGYICQGFNPLASAPNKGKLISAFSKLKFMVSMDPLETETIAFWQNHGALNDVDPSTIQTEVFRLPTTSFAEENGAVVNSSRWLQWHWKGANPPGEARSDIEIMSELFHRIKALYEKDGGAWWEPVRDLAWKYSNPEAPTPEELAMEYNGKALVDVFDPKDPTKLVRKAGEQLAAFGDLRDDGSTSSGCWIYIGAWGPTGNMMARRDNSDPTGIGNTLGWAWAWPANRRVMYNRASCDVAGQPFDPRRTLLAWNGKNWGSVDVPDFKADEDPAGGMGPFIMNPEGIARFFAKAGMAEGPFPEHYEPFDTPLRSNPLSPGQAQTLNNPAARVFASDRAQIGSPDEFPHVATTYRLTEHFHFWTKHGKLNAIIQPEQFVEIGAALADELGINNGSRVRVSSKRGHIEAVAMVTKRIKALQIDGKTVHQVGIPIHWGFLGAAKPGYIANTLTNAIGDGNSQTPESKCILVKVEKV, encoded by the coding sequence ATGCCCTCGATGAGTCGCCGCCAGTTCCTGAAGGTCACCGGGACAACCCTGGTGGGCTCCAGCCTGGCTTTGATGGGCTTCGCGCCCGGCATCGCGCTCGCGGAGGTCCGGCAATACAAGCTGACCCGCGCGACCGAGACCCGCAACACCTGCACGTACTGCTCGGTGGCCTGCGGCATCCTGATGTACAGCCTCGGCGATGGCGCCAAGAACGCCGAGCCGAGCATCTTCCATATCGAGGGCGACCCGGACCATCCGGTCAACCGCGGCACGCTGTGCCCGAAGGGGGCCGGCCTGGCCGACATCATCCACAGCAAGTCGCGCCTGCTCTACCCCGAGTACCGCGCGCCGGGCTCGAACGAGTGGAAGCGGCTGAGCTGGGACGATGCGCTGGACCGCATCGCGCGGCTGATGAAGGAAGACCGCGACGCCAACTTCGTGCAGAAGAACGAAGCCGGGCAGACGGTCAACCGCTGGCTGACCACCGGCATGCTGGCCGCCTCGGCCACCAGCAATGAAACGGCGGTGCTGACCCACAAGGTCGTGCGCTCCCTGGGCATGCTGGCATTCGACAACCAGGCACGTGTCTGACACGGCCCGACGGTGGCAGGTCTTGCCCCGACGCTAGGCCGTGGTGCGATGACGAATCACTGGGTCGACATCAAGAATGCCGACCTGATCCTGATCATGGGTGGCAATGCCGCCGAGGCGCACCCGTGCGGGTTCAAATGGGTAACCGAGGCCAAGGCACACAACAAGGCTCGCCTGATCGTGGTCGACCCGCGCTTCAACCGCTCGGCCGCGGTGGCCGACGTGTACGCGCCGATCCGTACCGGCACCGACATCGTGTTCCTGGGCGGCCTGATCAACTACCTGTTGACCGAGGACCGCATCCAGCACGAGTACGTGCTGAACTACACCGACATGTCGTTCCTGGTGAAGGACGAATTCGCCTTCAAGGACGGCCTGTATTCGGGCTACAACGCCGAGAAGCGCAGCTACGACCGTTCCAGCTGGGACTACGTGTACGGCGATGATGGCTTCGTGCGCAGCGACCCGACGCTGAAGGACCCGCGCTGCGTCTACACCCTGCTCAAGCAGCACTATGCGCGCTACACCGTGGAGATGGTCGAGCGCATCTGCGGTACGCCGGCCGACAGCATCCGCCAGATCTGGGACATGATCGCGTCCACCGCCGGCAAGGACAAGGCAATGACCATCCTGTATGCGCTGGGCTGGACGCAACACTCGATCGGCGCGCAGAACGTGCGTGCCGGCACCATGGTGCAGCTGCTGCTGGGCAACATCGGCGTGGCCGGTGGCGGCATGAACGCACTGCGCGGACATTCCAACATCCAGGGCCTGACCGACATCGGCCTGATGTCCGACCTGCTGCCCGGCTACCTGACCCTGCCGAAACAGGACGAGCAGGACTACGACGCGTACATCGCAAAGCGCACCCAGAAGCCGCTGCGCGCCAACCAGATGTCGTTCTGGCAGAACTACCCCAAGTTCCACGTCAGCCTGATGAAGTCGTGGTGGGGCGACGCCGCCACCGCCGACAACAACTGGTGCTTCGACTACCTGCCCAAGCTCGACAAGCCGTACGACATGCTGCAGGCGTACGAGCTGATGAACGAAGGCAAGATCCATGGCTACATCTGCCAGGGCTTCAACCCGCTGGCCTCGGCGCCGAACAAGGGCAAGCTGATCAGCGCGTTCTCCAAGCTGAAGTTCATGGTCAGCATGGACCCGCTGGAAACCGAGACCATCGCGTTCTGGCAGAACCACGGCGCGCTGAACGATGTCGACCCGAGCACGATCCAGACCGAGGTGTTCCGCCTGCCGACCACCTCGTTTGCCGAGGAGAACGGCGCGGTGGTGAATTCCTCGCGCTGGCTGCAGTGGCACTGGAAGGGTGCCAACCCGCCGGGCGAAGCGCGCAGCGACATCGAGATCATGTCCGAGCTGTTCCATCGCATCAAGGCGCTGTACGAGAAGGACGGCGGCGCCTGGTGGGAACCGGTGCGCGACCTGGCCTGGAAGTATTCCAACCCCGAGGCACCGACGCCGGAAGAGCTGGCGATGGAATACAACGGCAAGGCGCTGGTGGATGTGTTCGACCCGAAGGACCCGACCAAGCTGGTGCGCAAGGCCGGCGAGCAGCTGGCCGCGTTCGGCGACCTGCGCGACGACGGCAGCACCTCCTCCGGCTGCTGGATCTACATCGGTGCCTGGGGCCCGACCGGCAACATGATGGCGCGGCGTGACAACAGCGACCCGACCGGCATCGGCAATACCCTGGGCTGGGCGTGGGCGTGGCCGGCCAACCGTCGCGTGATGTACAACCGCGCTTCGTGCGACGTGGCCGGCCAGCCGTTCGATCCGCGGCGCACGTTGCTGGCCTGGAACGGCAAGAACTGGGGCAGCGTGGACGTGCCGGACTTCAAGGCCGACGAAGACCCTGCCGGTGGCATGGGCCCGTTCATCATGAATCCGGAAGGCATCGCCCGCTTCTTCGCCAAGGCCGGCATGGCCGAAGGCCCGTTCCCGGAGCACTACGAACCGTTCGACACGCCGCTGCGCAGCAACCCGCTCAGCCCCGGCCAGGCGCAGACGCTGAACAACCCGGCCGCCCGCGTGTTCGCCAGCGACCGGGCGCAGATCGGCTCGCCGGACGAGTTCCCGCACGTGGCCACCACCTACCGCCTGACCGAGCATTTCCACTTCTGGACCAAGCACGGCAAGCTCAACGCCATCATCCAGCCCGAGCAGTTCGTCGAGATCGGCGCCGCACTGGCCGACGAGCTGGGCATCAACAACGGCAGCCGCGTGCGCGTGAGTTCCAAGCGCGGCCATATCGAAGCCGTGGCGATGGTGACCAAGCGCATCAAGGCCCTGCAGATCGATGGCAAGACCGTGCACCAGGTGGGCATTCCGATCCACTGGGGTTTCCTCGGTGCAGCCAAGCCCGGCTACATCGCCAATACGCTGACCAATGCCATCGGTGACGGCAATTCGCAGACGCCCGAATCGAAGTGCATCCTGGTCAAGGTCGAGAAGGTGTAG
- the fdxH gene encoding formate dehydrogenase subunit beta — protein MSLQSLDIIRRSATTTPSPQARSAHTGQVAKLIDVSKCIGCKACQVACMEWNDLRDEVGSCVGSYDNPPDLSDQSWTVMKFREYEDEKGKLEWLIRKEGCMHCSDPGCLKACPSPGAIIQYANGIVDFQEENCIGCGYCVTGCPFDVPRISKKDHKAYKCTLCSDRVAVGQEPACVKTCPTGAITFGSKQAMTEHAAGRVEDLKSRGYENAGLYDPQGVGGTHVMYVLQHVDKPELYADLPKDPRISPMVEIWKGVAKPLGVLAIAATAFAGFLHYIGIGRNTVNDEEEEEAEHEAKKIEEEQRP, from the coding sequence ATGTCACTGCAATCGCTGGACATCATCCGCCGCTCGGCCACCACCACGCCCTCGCCACAGGCGCGCAGCGCACACACCGGCCAGGTCGCCAAGCTCATCGACGTGAGCAAGTGCATCGGCTGCAAGGCCTGCCAGGTCGCGTGCATGGAGTGGAACGACCTGCGCGACGAAGTCGGCAGCTGCGTCGGCAGCTACGACAATCCGCCGGACCTCAGCGACCAGTCGTGGACGGTGATGAAGTTCCGCGAATACGAGGACGAGAAGGGCAAGCTGGAGTGGCTGATCCGCAAGGAAGGCTGCATGCACTGCAGCGACCCGGGCTGCCTGAAGGCCTGCCCCTCGCCCGGCGCGATCATCCAGTACGCCAACGGCATCGTCGACTTCCAGGAAGAGAACTGCATCGGCTGCGGCTACTGCGTGACCGGCTGCCCGTTCGATGTGCCGCGCATTTCCAAGAAGGACCACAAGGCCTACAAGTGCACGCTGTGCTCGGACCGGGTGGCGGTGGGCCAGGAGCCGGCCTGCGTGAAGACCTGCCCGACCGGCGCGATCACCTTTGGCAGCAAGCAGGCGATGACCGAACATGCCGCCGGCCGCGTCGAAGACCTGAAATCACGCGGCTACGAGAACGCCGGCCTGTACGACCCGCAGGGCGTGGGCGGCACCCACGTGATGTACGTGCTGCAGCACGTGGACAAGCCGGAGCTGTATGCCGACCTGCCCAAGGACCCGCGGATCAGCCCGATGGTGGAGATCTGGAAGGGCGTGGCCAAGCCCTTGGGCGTGCTGGCGATCGCCGCCACCGCCTTCGCCGGGTTCCTGCATTACATCGGCATCGGCCGCAATACGGTCAATGACGAGGAGGAAGAAGAAGCCGAGCACGAGGCGAAGAAGATCGAAGAGGAGCAGCGGCCATGA
- a CDS encoding formate dehydrogenase subunit gamma, whose translation MKYAPHPRQIIRYRAPTRINHWIVAICFVLTALSGLALFHPALFPLTQLFGGGPWTRILHPFIGLAMVVGFALLAFRMWRDNLPSADDGKWMRGMRDVLRNEDERLPPVGRFNAGQKLLFWAIIGCLSALLLTGFVIWRQYFSHFFPIGVIRFSVLAHALFGWVLICAIVVHIYAAIWIKGSVRAMTQGKVTYGWAYKHHRQWFRDILRGRREQG comes from the coding sequence ATGAAGTACGCACCGCACCCGCGACAGATCATCCGCTACCGCGCGCCGACCCGCATCAACCACTGGATCGTGGCGATCTGCTTCGTACTGACAGCCTTGTCCGGGCTGGCATTGTTCCACCCTGCCCTGTTTCCGCTGACGCAGCTGTTCGGCGGCGGACCGTGGACGCGCATCCTGCATCCGTTCATCGGCCTGGCGATGGTGGTGGGCTTTGCGCTGCTGGCGTTCCGCATGTGGCGCGACAACCTGCCGAGCGCCGACGATGGCAAGTGGATGCGCGGCATGCGCGATGTACTGCGCAACGAAGACGAGCGGCTGCCACCGGTGGGCCGCTTCAATGCCGGCCAGAAACTGCTGTTCTGGGCCATCATCGGTTGCCTGTCGGCGCTGTTGCTGACCGGCTTCGTGATCTGGCGGCAGTACTTCAGTCATTTCTTCCCGATCGGGGTGATCCGGTTCTCGGTGCTTGCCCATGCGCTGTTCGGCTGGGTGCTGATCTGCGCGATCGTGGTGCACATCTATGCGGCGATCTGGATCAAGGGGTCGGTGCGGGCGATGACGCAGGGCAAGGTGACCTACGGGTGGGCGTACAAGCACCACCGGCAGTGGTTCCGCGACATCCTGCGCGGGCGGCGGGAACAGGGCTAG
- the fdhE gene encoding formate dehydrogenase accessory protein FdhE, with product MAQRILEPGEIETLASRDVPRIILPDAASLFAERAARLRSLAVHSAIGGYLQLLAALADAQQALLDELTPQQREEVQTQARAQQSTAAASAGMPLRPANTLQLDGCWRNWLRTLCQHCADEAGLPVETRQELQRVAAADDAWLDAQAHAVLERDDAPSVDAVAALLVMNALQVYWAVLAASFRPTDLKPLADAPGLCPLCGTLPVASVVQARPPYASYRYLSCSLCACQWHYVRVQCSQCGAAGKDIAYRALAEVDGDSGEAVRESAVRAETCDHCHSYRKILYLEKDPSLEPAADDLGTLALDLLLAEEGYARSSQNPLLWQSDSD from the coding sequence ATGGCGCAACGCATCCTTGAACCCGGTGAGATCGAGACGCTGGCCTCGCGCGATGTTCCGCGCATCATCCTGCCCGATGCGGCATCGCTGTTCGCCGAACGCGCGGCGCGGCTGCGCAGCCTGGCTGTGCACAGCGCCATCGGTGGCTACCTGCAGCTGCTGGCGGCGCTGGCCGATGCGCAGCAGGCACTGCTGGATGAGTTGACGCCGCAGCAACGCGAGGAGGTTCAGACACAGGCGCGTGCACAGCAGTCGACTGCGGCCGCCAGTGCCGGGATGCCGTTACGCCCGGCCAATACCCTGCAACTCGATGGCTGCTGGCGCAACTGGCTGCGCACGCTGTGCCAGCACTGTGCCGACGAAGCCGGGCTTCCGGTGGAAACCCGGCAGGAGCTGCAGCGCGTCGCCGCTGCCGACGATGCCTGGCTGGATGCGCAGGCCCATGCCGTGCTGGAGCGTGATGACGCGCCATCGGTGGACGCGGTTGCAGCACTGCTGGTGATGAACGCACTGCAGGTCTACTGGGCAGTGCTCGCGGCCAGCTTCCGGCCCACCGACCTCAAGCCACTGGCGGATGCGCCGGGGCTGTGCCCGCTGTGCGGCACGCTGCCGGTGGCCAGCGTGGTGCAGGCGCGCCCGCCCTACGCCTCCTATCGTTACCTGTCATGCTCGCTGTGCGCCTGCCAGTGGCATTACGTGCGCGTGCAGTGCAGCCAGTGTGGTGCCGCCGGCAAGGACATCGCGTATCGCGCCTTGGCCGAGGTGGACGGCGACAGCGGCGAGGCGGTGCGCGAGAGTGCGGTGCGTGCCGAGACGTGCGACCACTGCCACAGTTATCGCAAGATCCTGTATCTGGAGAAAGACCCGTCACTGGAGCCGGCGGCTGATGACCTCGGCACACTGGCGCTGGATCTGCTGCTGGCCGAGGAAGGCTATGCGCGTTCCAGCCAGAATCCGCTGCTGTGGCAATCCGACAGCGACTGA
- the selA gene encoding L-seryl-tRNA(Sec) selenium transferase: MAAMSLPPASVAALPSLDRLLRLPALAALIERHGRSRITQLLRSHLQGLRDRIGAGQLSTAQLQEVVGGPALVAAVEAALAADARLDLQPMFNLTGTVLHTNLGRALLPDAAVHAVSRAMTAPVDLEFDVIRGRRGDRDARVQALICELTGAEAATVVNNNAAAVLLLLNSLANRREVVVSRGELVEIGGAFRIPDVMRSAGARLLEVGTTNRTHPTDFTNAIGARTALLMEVHASNYAITGFTAKVDTATMADIAHEHGLPLVVDLGSGSLCDLAAFGLPHEPTVQEALAAGADLVSFSGDKLLGGPQAGIIAGRADLIARINRNPLKRALRMDKMGLAALEAVLALYREPELLAQRLPTLRILSRTHDDVSAQAQRLLPQVRAGLAADYSVECAAMHSQIGSGAQPQAQLASAGLRIASARRGGLDRLAKRLRQLPRPVLGRIADDALWLDLRCLEPGDEAAFLAQWSALQA, translated from the coding sequence ATGGCTGCCATGTCCCTCCCCCCGGCATCGGTCGCCGCCCTGCCCTCGCTGGACCGGTTGCTGCGCCTGCCTGCACTGGCAGCACTGATCGAACGCCACGGCCGCAGCCGCATCACCCAGCTGCTGCGTTCGCACCTGCAGGGGCTGCGCGACCGTATCGGCGCCGGCCAGCTGTCGACCGCGCAGCTGCAGGAAGTGGTTGGCGGTCCGGCGCTGGTTGCGGCGGTCGAGGCCGCGCTAGCGGCCGATGCACGGCTGGATCTGCAGCCGATGTTCAATCTGACCGGCACCGTGCTGCACACCAATCTCGGCCGCGCATTGCTGCCCGATGCCGCCGTGCACGCGGTCAGCCGCGCGATGACCGCGCCGGTGGATCTGGAGTTCGACGTCATCCGTGGCCGTCGCGGCGACCGCGATGCACGGGTGCAGGCATTGATCTGCGAGCTGACCGGCGCCGAAGCCGCCACCGTGGTCAACAACAATGCGGCAGCGGTCCTGCTGCTGCTCAACAGCCTGGCCAACCGCCGTGAGGTGGTGGTGTCGCGCGGCGAGCTGGTGGAGATCGGCGGCGCTTTCCGCATCCCGGATGTGATGCGCAGCGCGGGCGCGCGGCTGCTGGAAGTGGGCACCACCAATCGCACACACCCGACCGACTTCACCAACGCCATCGGCGCGCGCACAGCGCTGCTGATGGAGGTGCATGCCAGCAACTACGCAATCACCGGTTTTACTGCCAAAGTTGACACTGCGACGATGGCGGACATCGCGCACGAACATGGCTTGCCGTTGGTCGTGGACCTGGGCAGTGGCAGCCTGTGCGATCTGGCGGCCTTCGGGCTGCCGCACGAGCCCACCGTGCAGGAAGCGCTGGCCGCTGGCGCCGATCTGGTTTCGTTCAGTGGCGACAAGCTGCTGGGTGGTCCCCAGGCCGGCATCATCGCCGGCCGCGCTGACCTGATTGCGCGGATCAACCGCAACCCGCTCAAGCGGGCACTGCGCATGGACAAGATGGGCCTGGCCGCACTGGAAGCGGTGCTGGCCCTGTACCGCGAACCGGAGCTGCTGGCGCAGCGGCTGCCGACCCTGCGTATCCTGTCGCGTACGCACGACGATGTTTCTGCGCAGGCGCAGCGTCTGCTGCCGCAGGTGCGCGCCGGGCTGGCAGCAGACTACAGCGTCGAATGTGCAGCGATGCACAGCCAGATCGGCAGCGGCGCGCAGCCACAGGCGCAGCTGGCCAGCGCCGGACTGCGCATTGCCAGCGCACGCCGTGGCGGACTGGATCGCCTGGCCAAGCGCTTGCGTCAGCTACCACGCCCGGTGCTGGGCCGCATTGCCGATGACGCGTTGTGGCTGGACCTGCGCTGCCTGGAACCCGGGGACGAAGCGGCCTTCCTCGCCCAATGGAGCGCGCTGCAGGCATGA
- the selB gene encoding selenocysteine-specific translation elongation factor — translation MIVGTAGHIDHGKTSLVRALTGIETDRLQEERTRGISIELGYAYVPVEAADGEAPATTLGFVDVPGHERFVHTMVAGATGIDVALLVIAADDGVMPQTREHLAILQLLGVDRGAVALTKIDRVDAARQARLEIEIAALLAGTPLQDSPVFTCNSTAPNDAGINALRAQLHAWAAADASARQARLRGELFRMPVDRVFSLAGHGTLVTGAVHGGIATVGEHLQLMPGATDVRVRSIHAQNQASDHAMAGQRCALNLAAIARDDIHRGDWIADPRALLATTRVDVRLRLSALAPPLRDWAPLHIHWGTMHRQAHAVLLEDRDHGNGQLVQLVFDAPVCAMCGDRFIARDSAATRTLGGGVVLDPDPPQRRRRSPARLAWLVALEQLATSADVGPLLQQAPSGIPLAALQRYCRRAAEQIDLPAGAQRIATRDATVVILAAHWQVLREQVIASLRGWHERRPDEPGVDSGRLQRSTLPALATSLWNALLQDLLDDGSVQRVGAWWRLPGHDHAPPERERLLLERVLPQLHDGGFDPPWVRTLAAGFGLVEDEVRAALRRAAARGELFQVVPDLFYAPARIAELAAIVAQLSQATGTVDAAAFRDAIGLGRKRSIQILEFFNRVGYTRRVGDQHRPRGDLQWNAARD, via the coding sequence ATGATCGTCGGCACCGCCGGGCATATCGACCATGGCAAGACCAGCCTGGTGCGGGCACTGACCGGCATCGAAACCGATCGCCTGCAGGAAGAGCGTACGCGCGGCATTTCCATCGAACTGGGCTACGCCTATGTTCCGGTGGAAGCCGCGGACGGCGAAGCCCCCGCAACCACGCTGGGCTTCGTTGATGTGCCCGGCCATGAGCGCTTCGTGCACACGATGGTGGCCGGTGCGACGGGCATCGATGTTGCCCTGCTGGTGATCGCCGCCGACGACGGCGTGATGCCGCAGACCCGTGAGCACCTGGCGATCCTGCAGCTTCTGGGCGTGGACCGCGGTGCGGTGGCCCTGACCAAGATCGACCGCGTGGATGCCGCGCGCCAGGCCCGGCTCGAGATCGAGATCGCTGCCCTGCTGGCCGGCACGCCGCTGCAGGATTCCCCTGTATTCACCTGCAACAGCACCGCACCCAACGATGCTGGCATCAACGCACTGCGTGCCCAGCTGCATGCCTGGGCCGCAGCCGATGCCAGCGCGCGGCAGGCCAGGCTGCGCGGCGAACTGTTCCGCATGCCGGTGGACCGCGTGTTCTCGCTGGCCGGCCACGGCACGCTGGTGACTGGCGCTGTGCACGGCGGCATCGCCACTGTTGGCGAGCACCTGCAGCTGATGCCAGGCGCCACCGACGTACGCGTGCGAAGCATCCACGCGCAGAACCAGGCCAGCGACCACGCGATGGCCGGGCAACGCTGCGCGTTGAACCTGGCCGCAATCGCCCGCGACGACATCCACCGCGGCGACTGGATCGCCGACCCGCGCGCACTGCTGGCCACCACCCGCGTTGATGTGCGCCTGCGGCTCTCCGCGCTGGCACCGCCGCTGCGCGACTGGGCGCCGCTGCATATCCACTGGGGCACGATGCACCGGCAGGCCCATGCAGTGCTGCTGGAAGATCGTGACCACGGCAATGGACAGCTCGTGCAGCTGGTGTTCGACGCGCCGGTATGCGCGATGTGCGGCGATCGCTTCATTGCCCGCGATTCGGCGGCAACCCGTACGCTGGGCGGCGGTGTGGTACTCGATCCGGATCCGCCACAACGGCGGCGGCGCAGCCCTGCACGCCTGGCGTGGCTGGTGGCGCTGGAACAGCTGGCCACCAGCGCAGATGTTGGCCCGCTGCTTCAGCAGGCGCCCTCCGGAATTCCATTGGCCGCGCTGCAGCGCTACTGCCGGCGCGCCGCCGAACAGATCGATCTTCCTGCAGGCGCGCAGCGCATCGCCACCCGCGACGCCACTGTGGTCATCCTCGCTGCGCACTGGCAGGTGCTGCGCGAACAGGTAATCGCCTCACTGCGTGGCTGGCATGAACGACGCCCTGACGAACCCGGTGTCGACAGCGGGCGCCTGCAGCGCAGCACCCTGCCTGCGCTGGCAACGAGCCTGTGGAACGCGCTGCTCCAGGACCTGCTGGACGACGGCAGCGTGCAGCGCGTGGGCGCCTGGTGGCGCCTGCCCGGCCATGACCACGCGCCACCGGAACGCGAGCGCCTGCTGCTCGAACGCGTGCTGCCGCAGCTGCATGACGGCGGTTTCGATCCGCCATGGGTGCGCACCCTGGCCGCCGGCTTCGGTCTGGTCGAAGACGAGGTCCGCGCCGCCCTGCGCCGCGCCGCAGCGCGCGGTGAACTGTTCCAGGTAGTACCGGACCTGTTCTATGCGCCGGCCCGCATTGCCGAGCTGGCCGCGATCGTCGCGCAGCTGTCGCAGGCCACCGGCACGGTGGATGCGGCCGCTTTCCGCGATGCCATCGGCCTGGGCCGCAAGCGCAGCATCCAGATCTTGGAGTTCTTCAATCGCGTTGGCTACACTCGACGCGTCGGTGACCAGCATCGGCCACGCGGCGATCTGCAATGGAACGCAGCCCGCGACTGA
- the selD gene encoding selenide, water dikinase SelD encodes MATHAQSPAPSTADAPQRLTSLAHGGGCGCKIAPGVLTELLRGAPALPAPAELLVGRETSDDAAVYRLDDHQAIVATTDFFMPIVDDPFDFGRIAATNALSDLYAMGARPLFALAIVGMPINTLPQDTIRSILQGGERACADAGIVVAGGHSIDSVEPIYGLAAIGMLDPQRLKRNADARAGDVLVLGKPLGVGVYSSALKKEVLDADGYQQMLESTTRLNTVGVPLAALDGVHAMTDVTGFGLLGHLLEVCRASGVAAEVDSAQVPLLPQALQLLQHGCVTGASHRNWASYGADVRFADGLPAHWQPLLTDPQTSGGLLVSCAPEAVDAVLACFHDAGFGHAAVIGGLSTGTPGVSLR; translated from the coding sequence ATGGCCACGCACGCGCAGTCCCCCGCTCCTTCAACGGCCGATGCCCCGCAACGCCTGACCTCGCTGGCGCACGGCGGCGGCTGCGGCTGCAAGATCGCGCCGGGCGTACTGACGGAACTGCTGCGCGGCGCTCCAGCGCTTCCGGCACCAGCTGAACTGCTGGTCGGCCGCGAGACCAGCGACGATGCGGCGGTATACCGCCTTGATGACCACCAGGCGATCGTCGCCACCACCGATTTCTTCATGCCGATTGTCGACGACCCGTTCGACTTCGGCCGCATCGCCGCCACCAATGCGTTGTCGGACCTGTACGCGATGGGCGCACGGCCATTGTTCGCACTGGCCATCGTCGGCATGCCGATCAACACCCTGCCGCAGGACACCATCCGCAGCATCCTGCAGGGCGGCGAACGCGCCTGCGCCGATGCCGGCATCGTGGTGGCTGGTGGCCACAGCATCGATTCGGTGGAACCCATCTATGGCCTGGCCGCGATCGGCATGCTCGATCCACAGCGACTCAAGCGCAATGCCGATGCCCGCGCCGGCGACGTGCTGGTTCTGGGCAAGCCGTTGGGCGTGGGCGTGTATTCGTCAGCACTGAAAAAAGAAGTGCTGGATGCCGACGGCTACCAGCAGATGCTCGAGTCGACCACCCGACTTAACACCGTGGGCGTCCCGCTGGCCGCACTGGACGGCGTGCACGCGATGACCGACGTGACCGGTTTCGGCCTGCTCGGCCACCTGCTGGAAGTGTGCCGCGCCAGTGGTGTCGCTGCCGAGGTGGACAGTGCCCAGGTGCCGCTGCTGCCTCAGGCCCTGCAACTTCTGCAGCACGGCTGCGTGACCGGCGCGTCCCACCGCAACTGGGCCTCGTATGGCGCCGACGTGCGCTTCGCCGACGGGTTGCCAGCACACTGGCAGCCACTGCTGACCGACCCGCAGACCAGCGGCGGCCTGCTGGTGTCCTGTGCCCCGGAAGCAGTGGATGCGGTGCTGGCCTGTTTCCACGACGCAGGGTTCGGCCACGCGGCCGTGATCGGCGGCTTGAGCACTGGAACACCGGGCGTCAGCCTGCGCTGA